The DNA window actaagaatggggttcccaatggcagagctagagaaaggaatgaagaagctgaaggggcttgcaacccctaagaacaacaataccaaccaaccagagctcccagtgactaaactatcatccaaagagtacacatggacagacctatggctccagctgcatatgtagctgaggatggccttgttgggcaccaatgggaggagaagcccttgatcctgccaaggctgacccccatccaatgtaggggaatgtcagagtggggaggcaggaagggttggatggttgggtgggggaaaggggataacatttgaaatgtaaataaaaaatctaataaaaaaacaatgacttcatgaaattcttaggcaaatagatggaagaTATCATTCTCAGTGAGATAACCTGTAGAATTAATTGTGGGGCTCCCTGAATCAGCTCCACCACAGCGTTctggaggcaggggaggcaggatAAAGGAGGTTTGACTGCACTTACCCCATGCTGCTGCTGGGGGTGTCAGGCTGTGGGAATGTTCCAGgaggtggggaagcacagtctgggATCCAGACATAGCCAGAGCTGACTCACCAtccctgggcctgcaaggaggccagggTCATcaagttctcaggctcttgggcatctgGGAACCACtaggatgcagaggaagagctgagaatggagtggggggcTGTGGAAGTGGATCTAGCCCAGTgctgagggagaaagaggggacaCTGCAGCTGGTCCCACTGGGGTAGCCTTGGCTGGTCAGCAGTTCAGCAGTATGCTTGAGCTTGGCAGTTGCTGCTGCTGAGAGTGCAGGAGGCTTTCTTTGGGAGATTAGATGGTGGcactgtaggcaaaggccttctttGTAACTCCCCATGTCAGATcccgatgaaaagagacagtccatggtttcaaggtgtttattgtcatggcagaaagtggatgaataaaaccatatcccacttctcagagtgggcctgagattaaataccttttgcagggaggagtgtctgggaagggaaattcattggctaTGACTCCAGGCCTTTATGTACCTCATTATAACGGatatctgtcttgagcctatgtgacctgtggtcgtgtcctctacctgtgaaggggcttggggtgttgcccttatgtgactgatagtcacaaatctatggagggctatGGGTTAGTGACCaccctggtttcctgggagtcaggtgaaaCTTCAGGGTCTCCAGGATTCAAGCCTCCGCAACTGGGAACCAGTATGTCTTTCACTGTCCCatagtaacccaatcacaaaagaacatacatggtatgcagtaactggtaagcagatattagcccaaaagcttgtagTATCCAAAacacaattcacaaaccacatgaagctcaagaagaaggaagaccaaaatgtggatgcatcaaatcttagaagggggaaaaaaatactcacaggaggaaatatagagacaaagtgtggaacagagactgaaaaactgaaaggccatccagagactgccccacatggggattcatcccatatacagccaccaaacccaaacaatatcgCAGAtgaaagaagtgcatgctgacaggagcctgatatagctgtctcctgagaggctctgccaaagctttacaaatacaaaggcagatgctcgtagccaaccattgaactgagagcagggtctccaatggaggagttagagaaacgactgaagtagctgaaaggatttgcaaccccataagaagaacacaatatcaaccaactagacagcccagagctcccagagctaaaccactatcccaagagaacacagggatggacctatggcttcatctgcatatgtagcagaggatggccttgtccacatcaatgggaggagaggcctttggtcctgtcaaggctcgatgccccagtacagggaaatgtcagggtggagaggtggaagggagtgggtgggtagaagcggagggggggttaggggggaGTGAGAGGGTGGGGGACTAGGGGATGAGGTTGGGATATCAGGTTTCTGGATGGGAAATcgagaaatgggataacatttaaaatgtaaataaaacagaatttaaaaaatacatcacaaagatttttttttaaaaatttaaattagcaATTCATTGAGGTAAACTTATATATTGCAAGAAACCATCTGGCTAGGTAAGAGAATATtcatatcaaatagatttttatattatcttttcaAAACTATAACATAATATTTCAAGTGACACTTCATAAAAAGTATAAATATCAATCATAAATTAACTTATAGTTTACTTATTTAAATtatcaataaattaaaaataattaaaatagtgTTTCAACATTCATATTGCCAGTTCTTCGTAGAGAACAACATAATTTAGATACCCATCGACAGGATATATTTTCTGACCACAGTGAGGAATGTCCACAAACTGATATGCTTAGGCATAGCACACTAGGTTTGCCGAGTAGACCTCATAGTGACCTTTAGAAATTCTTCAAGTGCTTTCAAGATGAGTTGGATGGTCTTGGTCCTTAGCCACTCCTTCTGTgactctaacttctccattaggAGAGCATTGGAAGTTGGGGTAGGAAGGACTATTTTATATGAGTCTTTTATctaaaggaggaaaaaagaaagactggTTAAGTATTGCACAATTTTTTCCTTGTGGAGTGCTCTGGGCTATGGGAAGTTCTAATTTAGAATGAATGAGATTAACTAGGTCAATCTGCTTTGACTCACCCAAGTTAGAGGAGGTAGGTACTTTTGCTCCAAGCTTACCGTGAGAGAAACCCATGCTTAAcaactccattctttttttttcaaggagaTTAGTATTAGTTTTCCAATAGCAACAGAATCCTAACTTTGCTGTTCTGTCTGCCACTAGAGAATAAGCATCCAAAGCACCATCTTATTCATCTGTTATCCAAATATCCATGTTAACATACAGTATTGCTACCAGATAACAGAAGAGGGATCTAAATCAAATGCATTCCTTCACCTTTTCCATTCAGACTTTGTTGAGAGTTTCTTGGTGTGGTAGCATGAAGAATGATGGAAACACTCTACCGTGGACCCACTGGCATGGGGACTAACAGGAAGGCTTGCCCCATGACTTAGGAGCCTGAATAAAATAGCAGGGCCATAAACAAGCAGCTGTTTACAAAAATGAATCTCAGTTCCCTTCCTAGACCTTCTAAGTCAGACTCTGCTGGAACAAGACCCTGGGTGGTTTCTGTGCACATTAAACTGGAAAATGCCCTGGTTTGAGGCAAGAAACTACAAGTGGCAGAAGCAGCCTTAGCATGAGGGTTCTATTCCAGGCCCTCTTATCGCATCTGGCTTGACTCATCCACACTCTGAGCCATCAGTCCTCCATATCTACTATTTAATGGCTAGTGGTAGCCAGAAGCCCTTGATCCCTTCCTTTCCTGACATTTTAGCTTTTGGCTACTTCTCTGCATTAGGTCTGTGGTAACAAAAATGTCACTTGCCAGGGATTAAATATTAAAGTCACTTTTGTGCTCTATGTTCTCATAATGGATGACTGTGTAAGGTTGGATATGCTTCCTTTTGTCTGTTAAGGCTTTCTTATCTCTTAAGCAATTAATAACATTCTATTTAATACAGTTTAAAGCAAGTATTGACAGTCTTTGCAAAAGAGAGgcccaaacaaaaccccaaagtaAAACAAAGCAAGGCCTTACAGTCAAAGAACTGTTGCTCAGACTCTCCCTTCTGAGCAGCTATCTGGAAAAAGTGCTGCTACCCTGAGATGCTGGGTGTTTTCTCCTAGCACCTCTTCCCTACACTGCATGAGAGATGGGGACGCACTCACCTCTTGTTTGAAGATATGAACTAGGGTTTCAGTATTGCTCTGAATGACTCTGGCTTTGTCTTTCTTGTTATCTTGTAAGTTGTTCTTCACAAACTCCAGGTAGAAACGGAACTCCAGAAGACCAGAGCAGATTTTCAATAGGCAAATTTCCTATAAGTAAAATGGAAGGAGATATCAGTTCTTTCTAGGAGATAGACTCAATTTGAGAATAAGATTCCTGCTGTTCAGCATTTTCTACAGAATTGGGCAATAGGCAGCATCAGCTGACCTCCTTTAATTATCTGGACAAGTAGAGAAAGGCACCACTTAATATTTCCCCCTGGGTCCCAGAGTATGATAGTGAGAATCTACTTCTGACCCGACTCCTTGCCTTCTACCCACCAGTGCACTTCCTGTACTCTTGTTCTTATCTGGGCTGACCTGAGACCTGCTTTTAAGAAATAAGAAACCCATGCAGATTATATCACTGGCTGGAAGGAGAGGGGTATGAAGAGTGTCCTCAGTAGGGAGAGTAGGCCTGAATCCTTCCAGGGGCAACCAGAGAAGAGAATGGCTCATAAACTACTGTACTAGACATGAACTAGCTAAACTTGCTAAACATTTAACAGTGTAGTGGGACTTTACCTGTTCAAAGAAATTGCTTTTTAATTAAAGCTGTAAGTTACTTTCCTCAAGACATTTACATAACATTTTTTATAactactctttcatttttttagagaaaaaaaatgttttttaatcatCTAACACCTCAAAGCCAAGAGGAGAACAAAGACTTGAAACATTTGGCTCCTGATGGACGTAGATTGAGTGATGTAAACTTTCCCTCACCCTAGCAGCCACTGAGGTGCCTCTCAATCTCCTTTTGTATGCAAGCTCCTGTAGGCCAGTTACATCCAAGTGGTGTTGGATGTACTTCCCCATCTTTGTTACCTGACTGAGACTGTATATATGCAGGTATCAATGCAAGAGAGAACATTGGCTGAAGAATTGCTGGAAGTAAATGTGACAAGTTCCTACCTGGTTATATCCAGTTTGGAAGCATccatcatttctttgtatttctggAAGTTTCAGATTGTTTTCTGACAGTGCATCATCGCTGTTCATACAATCAGAATTGCCATTGCACAACTGCAAAAGATTACCAGAATGAGCACTTAAGTACTCCTACAACAAACACCACTAGAGGGCCAAGTCATGCTCTTCCATAGCCAGGACACATTAAGAAAAGGGAAGCTACACCTTCTTAGAACCTTACTAAGCAGCCCAATAAATAAAAAGGGTCCCTTAGGCTCAGTCCCAGGCTCTCTTTTGACTACAAGCTTTGTACTCTTACTTAGGTATTGCCTATGTTTAAATAAAGACTTATTGAAGTCCCTCTTATACATTTATTTCAACGATTCGATGATAAAACTGCCCAGCATAGAGTAGGAGCTTAGTAAAGGACAGAAATTGTGATGATATTTTGGGGCAAATAAATTTAAGTCAGAGAATATTCCATCTGGAAGGGTCTGTGCCATCATCTCTAACTCCATAATTAGAGTACTAAATAAATTGGGAATCTTCCCAAGATTAAAAAGTTGATTCTACACACCCAGACCTAGAGAATAGGCTATTAATCttgactgtgttttttttttctttctgtcaagCGGAGTCAAAATACTTTGCATTTAAAGATGTGAGATATTTTAATCTAGGtagggttggttggttggttggttggttggttggttggttttgggttttttgttttcttattttgttttgtttttgagaaaggatctcccAATGTAGTCctgggtatcctggaactcaatatgtagactgAGCTTTCCTCTAACTCACAAAAATCTTCCTGcttgtgcctcccaagtgctgggaggtATCCACCATTATGCCCAGccttatctatttttttttatgttagtaCTTTATTAGGCTCTATACAATATGCATCTTAGCTGGGCTGACCCTGGAGCATcctgattacacacacacacacacacacacacacacacagcttactACATTCAGCCAAAAAGCACTTTCTGGTCCTTGTAGAGTTCAAAGGACAAATGAAGGCCAAGAGATCTTACTCTTTGATAAAGAAAAAGGAATCCCTACCCAAGAAACAACAACTAAATTGGAACTGAGAATGGTCCACTGTGAATTTTCTAGAAATGCAGTTCACATTCTGTATCTTCCAGACAGGGaaggaaccacacacacacaactcccaCCCAAAACcagcaaagagaagagagagagagaatacaagtCTAGTCTGATCTTTAGCTTCAAATCCAAAGGGCTCTAGAACCCAGCAGAGAATTCCCAATTCAGGAGCAAAGAGAATGAATGGATGCCCACATTGGGCCGTCATCACTTTCACAGCCTACCCACCTCTTTTCTCATTTCCAAGATCTCCCTGAGAACATATGTAATTAAGCCTCCGACTTGTGAAGTGGTATATACTGGTCTGTTGTGGGTGGTATCCTCTGTGAAGTCTCCTCTCCGGACTTGTGAAGTAGGGAAGGCAGTGGCTGTCAACAACATCAGTCCCAAGAAGGCAACTGGCTGGAAGTCTCCTGcgtggaggaaagggaaagaagcaaATGAGAAAATAGCCCAGCTGGGCGCCtgatgctggctgctggctgctagCCAACCCACTTGGCTGGCTCCCTGCCTCACACTCCTCTCACAGTCTCAATAGCTCCGCCAGAGGGCGAGAAACTGCCTTCACTTACTTGCGGAGAGAAACTTCATAGCTGTTCCTGAAGGGCAGATGGAGTTGACTTTCGTTCCTGGTGGGCTCGAGACAGAATGAGCTACAGACATCCCCAGTCTCATATTTATTGGGAGTCGACTCTCTACTTTTGAGACTCATGGGAAAATCCCACATTTGATAAAAATCTTtgttggagggtgggggtggggccagaGTGGGTGGGGCTGATTGGAAACCTTATTAAGATTGCACAATGTGACGTCATTTAGCATCCAAAGAATCACAGCTAGGAGGGGGAAAGTGTGTTTAAGTCATCCTTGAGGCTATCCTTAAGAAGCCTGatcactctttttctttctttaaaagtgaCTCAGCACTTGAGCACTTGATAGGGGGAAAAACTGAAATGCACAATGTTTTATAAGGAGAAAGTGAAGCTAAAGCTGATGTTATTTaaacacatgtgcgcacacacaaacactcatgaaTTAATAAGAGGCCAGGATTTACTCTTCTAATTTTTTCATGTCTGTGAGAATCTAAAGATGTTCTGACCTAAGTTTCTTCAGatcatacaaagacacacactcccactcccactccacccccagcaCCTGACCTGGAGTCACACAGACAGTAGTGATGCCTGCTGCATATTGCTTGTTCTTCCTGCATGTTATCAGGACCAGCTGCTTCTAATGGTTTGTTCACCTCCAAATTTTGTGCAGTTGTTTCCAGGAGTTGCCAGGTGGGCTACTATGGAGTGAAGAACAGAAATATCTTCTGTCATCAAGCACTCCTGGTTTCCTCTCAAGTCCAAGTCCACTTTCTGATTTCTCCCTAGTGGTCTCTTGGCCATCTTACTAGTAAGACTTTTAGTTTCTGTAATAGAGTTGCCTTATTTGTTAGTGCTGATCCCACTGCTGCCAGAACATCCCCAAAACATTTCCAGGTCATGCAAGGAGACTTGAAGGTTTGTTGCAGTCCTTACGTTTATTCAGGGTTTACAGCAAAGAAGGACCTCGTTGTATCGTAGCTAGATGTTTGAAGCTCCCTTTAACTGGGTGACAGGATTTGAATCTAAAGGTGGCATGTCTCACTCAGAATGACCCTTCTAATGTCCGAGACTTCTAGGCTGGGTCAAGCTTAAACAGACTTCTTCCCTTTGTTCAATTTATTTTACAGATTAGTCCCTGGTTTTCTGTCCACCTGTCTCCAGATACCTAGATAGCACTCAAAATGATTACAGGCTGAAAGTAGGCTCTGTATATAAACCCAAAACTATTTACAAATCAGACTCTTAGCATCGAAATCAGTTTCTTCACTTTGCAGATTGCCTTAAGACTCTGAAAGCAATGACTGTTGCTGGGACAGTTAAAATATGGGTGGACTCTTGTTTGTGTACATAAACGAGAAACTGCCTATTGAAGAAGTGAGGTTTCCCATTCTTTCACTGTGTGAGGCACTAGTCCTCACATAGGTTCTAGGGGATTGTAGTTGAAAATGGAAATGGGGGAGAGAAAGCAGGATGGTTTTACTTTTAGTGCCCTTGGACCTTAAAATGGCAGCTGAaatagcctggaactcagtatgtctCTACTTCCCCTACTCCCTGCCATGTGTTCTCTCAGGTCTCTAAGGTATAGAGTTTCTTTTCTCCacttaacaatttttaaatgactcAATAAGCTTGACTGTTAGACTAACTACAACATTCAaatttctgttttcaatttttaaaaaaatgctcttTAAGTAGGAGCCATGCATCCATGATAAAATGTTCAAACAAGACAACAGAGGAAAGTAATGGTCCTACAAGTGGTGCCTAAACCCCAGTAGTTTCGGTGGAACTCTTGTCAGCTTCATCTGGAAGAGGTTTTCTCAgctcatatatttatacatatacatttcacacatatatgtgtgtaaaatGCATGTTTATACATAGAGATACACACTGTATGTTAATGGTCTGGATGATGTCTATATCGCTTTtcatggaggtggggggtgggggcagggtacATGTGGAGACGATAGCCTTTTGAGTAATAATTTGGGTTAGAAGTCCAATGCCACCATTTGCTAGCTGTTTATTAGTGGCTAAATTAGCCCAAGATCTGTGTTCTTGTTTATTTACTCTTTAACAGGAAAATAATACTAGGTCATCATACAGAGCTGCCGTAAAGATAACTAAGAAAGAGTAAGCACCAACTCTACTATTTTTAAGAGCTGGAACTTCTCCCTCAGGGAGCTTTTCTGGCATAACTATCAGTTCACCTGGGACCTTGCTTGTGAAGTTACTATGGAGAACAACCAGCTTACTGTACCAAGGATGAAGTTAGTCTCTGAACCATTTTATCCCTAAAGAAATGAGATTGGTGGTGCTATTGAAAATTCATTATGAGGAGCTGAACAGATGACTTGGACGTTAAGGTCATCTATTGCTCTTTCAAGAGGATGTGGGTTCAGTTTCTACATCGTGGTTCTAAATCATCTGTAACTCTTGTTCctgggtatctgatgccctcttatagCCTCAGTTGGCACTGAATATACGTGACGCACATTCACACACGCAGACAAAGCCATACTCAAACTAGGTCCCTTACTCACTAATTAGCCAGCTGTGCTTTACTCCTAGACTTTTCCCAAAGTATTCTGCTAAGTTTTTTTTATAGGAGAATTAACAGTCTATACATATCATCATCCTTCAAGTTTCTGAGCATAATTCTCAAGCATAAATGGCCTTGACAACCCCAGAGCTTAAGTTTCTAGTATTCAAGGTTTGGAAGGCAGGGTGATTCTGTCTTGTTCCTTTGTATGTATGTCACCAGCATGGATCTTTATTAGCACCACTGCCTTTGATTGGCATTTGTTTATGGGAGAAAAACACTCTTCTTAAACCAAAATATTACCACAGTAACTCTAAACTCTAAACTCTAAACTCTATCTACCATTATACATTCTTTTCTCTGTATCTTGACAGGTTTCCCATTTGAAGAATTCcttgtaaatatgtatgtgtggtgagtgtgtgtgtgtgtgtgtgtgtgtgtgtgtgtgtgtgtgtgtgtgtagatacttTTTTCTGCTGTTTTAAGTTCACAGCAAAACTTGAGGCAAAAATTTCCTGAGTTGCACTTACTTGCCCCCAAATCTCATCCATATTTTAGTATCTATTAATAAACAAGAAAGGCTAGTATACATTGTCATTACTAACTAAAAATTCGGGGACTTCAGCATTGCTGAGATCAAGAGATGAAGGTGAGAATATGTGtatgaggaagaaaaggaaattctCTTCTTTTGTATGGGGCTGACTGTGTCCCTCTGAATTTCTACTCACATATACTTTTCTATGTGTTGATGAATTCCAGAGTTCATTAGCACATTTCAGGTAAGTGGAAGAAAGACATTTACATCTCTAAAAGAGAAATGTTTTCCGCACTCTCGGGTTGGGgtatgtactctttggctggGGTTGGAGATGAGCGCATCTGCAATTTAACTAAAAGGAGTAtctcaaagagaaaagagaagttaCTGGTACTAGGGAACTTGCAGTTGCTTTTAGAACTAGTTTCATTTGTCACCAAGACAGAAGGTGTTTGCAAAGTGAAACAATGGATAATTTAACAGCTTCTTCTGGGAGAGAGGCTCTTGGAAATGTCTTGTACTGAGAAAAcatattgttgttattttggaGAGAGAATATTAGGAAGAAGGGTGTTGTGTCTATTTGGAAGGCACTGGCTGATTTTAAAGGACAGCCAGGCTAATTGCCCTAAGCTCTTGACAGCTGCCAGACAGTTCAGTTTCAGTTCTGGCCTTAAAGCCTTAGTGTTGCCCCAGTCCCACTGTAGTTCCTAGCAACTTGTTGACGCAGCCTTAGATTTTCCAACCTAGATCTCCTAATGCTAAGCTAAATGCAAATCTACCCTATGATTTCATCTCTTCTTTGCCCTTGTTATTTTGCTATGCATGGAGATCCCTTATCCGTAGAAAACTAGAAAATCCCAGGCACTTTAGGACTGGTCCTATGAATAGCAAGGAACAGCCAGCCCCCTGCCTAGGTGCCTGCTATACCTTTCTGTCTTATCTTAATGAGAGTGCTCTGATCCCAACATGTTAATAAGCTGGCCTCTCTGAAGCTGGATGGTGATAAAAAAATCACTTTGTGATCCTGGCCTCCCTAGTCCAGGAAGATCCCTCAGGCTGAGTTTCTGTGCTTGCTTCTCTCTGTAGGGTTGATTTTCAGTGGCTGCTACTTGTGCTTCAAAATTAGGAAACCTCAGCTAAGAGAAACCAGTTCACTTATTCTGGTAAGTCACTTAAACCACCTTTGGCTTCTCCAAAGATCTCAGTTCTCTGAGCTCAGAGTCATGGGCAGAAACTAAGCATACAAAGTATCAACTTTCCCTCAAAATTAAGGTACTAGGAACAATTTAAAAGTATCACATGTTGTGTCAAAACCAGGGGATTCTTTTGACCTGGCTGTGATGTATTTTACCTCCTTTCCTTGCCCTTTTTATCAGTTATTTGCTAACAAGAGAATGTCTTAGTTCCTCTGAATAAAGTTTCTGCTGTATTCTTGCAAGCTGGACTCATGAAGGTAGGAAAGGCCTAATCTTCATAGTGAACCATTTCCACAAAATATTTTGGATGTGTGAAGCACTTTCCATGTCAGAGATACTAGGTCTTGTTGCTGCGAAGGAGATCAACCTGGATTGATTTAAAGTGATCTAGTGATATAGAAGAATCCTGGTAAGCAAGttaaggccaaaaaaaaaaaaaattacaggtgatacattgctctctctctctctctctctctctctctctctctctctctctctctctctcactccctctccctctccctctccctctccctctccctctccctctccctctccctctccctctccctgtctccctctccctctccctgtctccctctccctctccctgtctccctctccctctccctctccctctccctctccctctccctctccctctccctctccctctccctctccctgtctccctctccctgtctccctctccctgtctccctctccctctccctctccctctccctctccctctccctctccctctccctctccctctccctctccctctccctctccctctccctctccctctccctctccctctccctgtctccctgtctccctgtctccctgtctccctccctccctccccactctctgtgtGACTTGCTCtatgtatatgtagtatgtggtgggaaggggtggtgCAGCAGGGGAGAAAGATTCCCTGACCCACAGACCTACTATGTCACAGCTCTACAATGCTGTCCCTTCTATGTTAAATAACTTTGAAATCTGAAGCATCCAAAGAGCTTGGGTATCTATCTGCTGCCACTCTTCTGCCAGGGTCTGTGACTCTTCCACATTGATGAATGTCCGGGCTCTTGTGGGATGACTTGTCCAGATCCCTTATCCAGCAAACTACGTTACTTCCATGTAGGTAACATTCAGGAATTTGGTGAAGTGAGTGACCAGAGAGTAGGCCTGACTTTCCCACTAGTCAGCTTTACAATGCCGGGAAATGGCAAAAGATCTGTTTGGGGGTTTGGTACCTAAGCAACAGCTGCTGGTTGCATCAAATTCTCTCATGTCTCTGTAAGTACAGTATAAATACTGTCACATATACTGCTCTATGACTAGTTTGTTCATTGCAGGTCTAGGTCTAAAGAACTCAGGTATATAGTCTTGGGCAGGTTGTTCTTAGGAGATCCAGGCCCAGGTCTTATATAGCTGTTCTTTTGGCTAAGCTTGGGAAGATCTGAATAGCCTTACTGAATGGAATGCAGAATTCAGACAGAATGAGGTTCAAAACTTTTGGCTGAATGT is part of the Rattus norvegicus strain BN/NHsdMcwi chromosome 4, GRCr8, whole genome shotgun sequence genome and encodes:
- the Il6 gene encoding interleukin-6 precursor, encoding MKFLSARDFQPVAFLGLMLLTATAFPTSQVRRGDFTEDTTHNRPVYTTSQVGGLITYVLREILEMRKELCNGNSDCMNSDDALSENNLKLPEIQRNDGCFQTGYNQEICLLKICSGLLEFRFYLEFVKNNLQDNKKDKARVIQSNTETLVHIFKQEIKDSYKIVLPTPTSNALLMEKLESQKEWLRTKTIQLILKALEEFLKVTMRSTRQT